A window of the Dyadobacter pollutisoli genome harbors these coding sequences:
- a CDS encoding FHA domain-containing protein translates to MKPQKLRIGRKPDNDIVVDDPSVSGYHALATLGDGNSAILEDNDSSNGTYVDGVRIRKTQFTTGSKIILGKIPFDPGKIFRFDKKPDDFIHEFSELHPVWLVLEKERVDLIEIQKKMDVLLAIPYIGRLIILLMNRHYDLENRRVKWKENMRRQWNCPGCQQPLRDYDWLTWNDCEHLKKCPKCKVKWF, encoded by the coding sequence ATGAAACCGCAAAAATTACGCATTGGCCGAAAGCCGGATAATGACATTGTGGTGGACGATCCCAGCGTCAGCGGCTATCACGCCCTGGCGACATTGGGAGACGGTAATTCGGCGATACTGGAAGACAACGACTCGTCGAATGGTACTTACGTCGACGGCGTGCGCATCAGAAAGACGCAGTTTACGACCGGAAGCAAGATTATTTTAGGTAAAATCCCTTTTGATCCCGGCAAAATCTTCCGGTTTGATAAGAAGCCCGACGACTTTATTCATGAGTTTTCAGAGCTGCATCCGGTGTGGCTGGTGCTTGAAAAAGAGCGCGTAGACCTCATTGAAATACAGAAAAAAATGGACGTGCTACTGGCCATTCCATACATTGGCAGGCTGATCATTTTGCTGATGAACAGGCACTATGATCTGGAAAACAGGCGCGTGAAATGGAAGGAGAACATGAGACGGCAGTGGAATTGTCCGGGATGCCAGCAGCCGCTGCGCGATTATGATTGGCTGACCTGGAATGATTGCGAACACCTTAAAAAGTGCCCCAAATGCAAGGTGAAATGGTTTTGA
- a CDS encoding anti-sigma factor family protein: MENESKTELIDRYLDQELSDGEKHSFEKDMSEDSGLRLEVQAQEAVRNLIRSKAEKDSLKKLFNTFHAEWNDDDSEEENVRELVGGDQEKKNVKKVSWGNWSYLAVAASVAIMIIGTWSVLKEKDSIGDRVEVRVKGGSETFRIPMLTWKVVDFKPVLQSNQPMDVTIIRSKQYDFHYRFTNVLELYSGTLTEKTQKISIEYDLDKQSYLLRIGSKSYPIRKTDEITPLIQP, translated from the coding sequence ATGGAAAATGAAAGTAAGACCGAACTCATAGACCGCTACCTGGACCAGGAATTAAGCGACGGTGAAAAGCATTCATTTGAAAAAGACATGTCAGAAGACTCCGGACTGAGACTGGAAGTACAGGCACAGGAAGCAGTCCGTAACCTGATCAGAAGCAAGGCGGAGAAAGACTCTTTGAAAAAACTCTTCAATACTTTTCATGCTGAATGGAACGACGATGACTCAGAAGAGGAAAATGTCAGGGAATTGGTTGGGGGAGATCAGGAGAAAAAGAATGTAAAAAAAGTCAGCTGGGGAAACTGGTCTTATTTGGCCGTAGCGGCCTCGGTAGCCATTATGATCATTGGTACCTGGTCAGTCTTGAAAGAAAAAGACAGCATTGGCGACCGGGTGGAAGTACGGGTAAAAGGCGGCTCAGAGACATTCAGGATACCAATGCTGACTTGGAAAGTGGTGGATTTTAAACCGGTTTTGCAGAGCAACCAACCGATGGATGTTACCATTATCCGAAGCAAGCAGTACGACTTTCATTACCGGTTCACGAATGTTTTGGAATTATACTCCGGCACGCTCACCGAAAAAACGCAGAAGATCAGCATTGAATACGATCTCGACAAGCAATCCTATTTGCTGAGGATAGGCAGCAAAAGCTACCCGATACGGAAAACAGACGAGATCACGCCATTGATTCAGCCCTGA
- a CDS encoding RNA polymerase sigma factor, translating to MITEIGSPDFPLIQAIKNGNEKALGLFYKENFGKILHLVLKNSGSNDDAQDVYQESMMEVVLQIRKDKLDQLTSKLSTYLYSICYYKWIDRLRQRGKMVASGFDEELEAAVLEDDDTSPYMPALEKVLGQIGEKCMMLLQAFYYDKLSMSQIAAKLGFADDNSAKSQKNKCMDKARFLGKNVLKQLYS from the coding sequence ATGATAACTGAGATCGGTTCTCCGGATTTTCCATTGATTCAGGCCATCAAAAATGGTAATGAAAAAGCCCTCGGACTTTTTTACAAGGAGAACTTTGGAAAGATCCTGCATCTGGTGCTCAAAAACAGTGGTAGTAATGACGACGCCCAGGATGTGTACCAGGAATCGATGATGGAAGTGGTGTTGCAGATCAGAAAAGACAAGCTGGACCAACTGACCAGCAAGCTTTCGACTTACCTCTATTCCATTTGCTATTACAAATGGATCGACCGTTTGCGGCAAAGGGGGAAGATGGTCGCGTCGGGGTTTGATGAGGAACTGGAAGCGGCTGTACTGGAAGATGACGACACTTCGCCTTATATGCCAGCATTGGAAAAAGTGTTGGGGCAGATCGGTGAAAAATGTATGATGCTTTTACAGGCTTTTTACTACGATAAACTGTCGATGTCGCAGATCGCGGCAAAGCTTGGGTTTGCGGACGACAATTCTGCCAAAAGCCAGAAAAACAAATGCATGGACAAAGCCCGCTTTTTGGGCAAAAATGTTTTGAAACAACTTTACAGTTGA
- a CDS encoding TonB-dependent receptor family protein, whose product MKTTFTFPLLVILLSVTFLPNAFAQTEKKEKQSDEKILDLDEVTIEERKNVIRTERLPDVHNTYILAGKKSETIQMAGVNGNITEKTGRQIFAKIPGVFVYDMDGSGNQVNISTRGLDPHRSWEYNIRQNGVITNSDMYGYPASHYSPAMESIERIELVRGTSSLQYGAQFGGMINYVTKGPDTTSAFSFESINSGGSFGLFSSYNAIGGKVGKLTYSAYYQKRHSNGYRKNAKSDAESQFVSLTYEFNQSLKIKAELGRSSYVYQIPGPLTDAMFAADPRQSTRSRNYFNPDIYVPSIVLDWKISPATHLKFTNSGVYGARNSVMFDAFANVADTINPATNSYKARQVDIDNFKSFTSELRVMHEYQVAGVRNIVAGGVQYMHNKLRRRQLGKGTTGSDFDLTLTDPAFGRDMYLKTGNVALFLENMIFITPKLTVSPGIRIESGSTDMTGTISYYDPKNLPNRIKHKFPLLGISSQYHINENSRAYAGFSQAYRPVVFKDIIPGSVLERVDKNLKDAYGYNLEAGVNGSIGDALRYDIGVFQVMINHRMGTVSMRDENNTAYLLRTVTGDSRTRGVEAYLEYTAFKAYNNTTPTELSFFTSTSYFDAEYVKGNAVVNNENKSVAGNKVEGVPTWISRNGAQFLYKKLFVTCQYSYVSSNFANPLNTVEPSANGTIGKVPGYGLLDLNATLHISKSYTLRVGVNNITDKQYFTKRPTMYPGAGVWSSDGRSFNVSFGIKI is encoded by the coding sequence ATGAAAACCACCTTTACATTTCCACTCCTCGTTATTTTATTGTCAGTCACCTTTTTACCCAATGCGTTTGCCCAAACTGAAAAGAAGGAAAAGCAGAGTGACGAAAAAATCCTTGATCTGGACGAAGTAACGATTGAGGAACGCAAGAATGTCATCAGGACGGAGCGCCTGCCGGACGTTCACAATACCTACATTTTGGCAGGTAAAAAAAGTGAAACCATACAAATGGCCGGTGTAAACGGCAATATCACCGAGAAAACCGGCAGGCAGATCTTTGCAAAAATACCAGGCGTGTTCGTCTATGACATGGACGGCAGCGGCAACCAGGTCAATATTTCTACACGTGGCTTAGACCCGCACAGATCCTGGGAGTACAACATTCGCCAGAATGGTGTGATCACGAATTCCGATATGTACGGCTATCCGGCCAGTCATTACAGCCCGGCCATGGAATCCATCGAAAGGATCGAGCTGGTACGAGGCACTTCGTCTTTACAATATGGTGCGCAGTTTGGCGGAATGATCAACTATGTGACCAAAGGCCCGGACACAACCAGCGCATTCAGTTTTGAGAGCATCAATTCCGGCGGCTCATTCGGTTTGTTCAGTTCTTACAATGCAATAGGCGGCAAGGTAGGAAAGCTGACCTACTCGGCCTATTATCAGAAAAGACATTCAAACGGATATCGTAAAAATGCCAAATCTGACGCGGAATCGCAGTTTGTGAGCCTGACCTATGAGTTTAATCAATCACTAAAAATCAAAGCTGAACTAGGTAGGTCATCGTACGTGTACCAAATCCCAGGCCCGCTGACTGATGCAATGTTCGCGGCCGACCCACGGCAGTCGACGCGGTCACGTAATTATTTCAATCCTGATATTTATGTTCCATCCATTGTTCTGGACTGGAAGATCAGCCCGGCGACACATTTAAAATTTACGAATTCGGGTGTTTACGGGGCAAGAAATAGCGTGATGTTCGACGCATTCGCGAATGTTGCGGACACCATTAATCCGGCAACAAACTCGTACAAAGCACGGCAGGTGGACATTGATAATTTCAAAAGCTTCACGTCCGAGCTACGGGTAATGCATGAGTATCAGGTGGCTGGCGTGCGGAACATTGTGGCGGGAGGAGTACAGTATATGCACAACAAATTGCGCCGCAGGCAACTGGGCAAAGGCACCACTGGCAGCGATTTTGATCTGACGCTCACCGATCCGGCATTTGGCAGGGATATGTACCTGAAAACAGGGAATGTGGCCCTGTTTCTCGAAAATATGATTTTCATTACGCCAAAGCTGACCGTATCACCTGGAATACGCATTGAAAGTGGCTCGACGGATATGACGGGTACCATCAGTTACTACGACCCGAAGAACCTTCCTAACCGGATCAAGCATAAATTTCCTTTACTGGGAATCAGCAGCCAATACCACATTAATGAGAACAGTCGCGCCTACGCAGGGTTTTCGCAGGCCTACCGACCGGTGGTGTTCAAGGATATCATTCCGGGATCGGTGCTGGAAAGAGTGGATAAAAATCTCAAAGATGCATACGGTTATAACCTGGAAGCGGGCGTAAACGGAAGTATCGGGGACGCCCTCAGATACGATATCGGCGTGTTCCAGGTGATGATCAATCACCGGATGGGGACGGTATCGATGCGCGACGAAAACAATACCGCATATCTTTTAAGAACCGTAACCGGCGACAGCAGGACGCGGGGCGTGGAGGCATACCTGGAATACACAGCTTTCAAAGCTTACAATAACACCACACCTACCGAGCTGTCCTTTTTTACGTCCACCTCGTACTTTGATGCCGAGTATGTCAAAGGCAATGCAGTGGTGAACAATGAAAACAAAAGCGTAGCCGGAAACAAAGTGGAAGGCGTACCGACCTGGATCTCGCGGAACGGTGCCCAGTTTCTGTACAAAAAGCTGTTTGTAACGTGCCAGTACAGCTACGTCAGTTCCAATTTTGCGAATCCGCTCAATACCGTCGAACCTTCGGCGAATGGTACCATTGGCAAAGTACCGGGCTACGGCCTGCTGGACCTGAATGCTACGCTGCACATTTCCAAAAGCTACACATTGCGGGTGGGCGTCAACAACATTACCGACAAACAATACTTCACCAAACGCCCGACCATGTACCCCGGCGCAGGTGTATGGAGCTCGGACGGGCGCAGTTTTAATGTGTCATTTGGTATAAAAATATAA
- a CDS encoding DUF3179 domain-containing (seleno)protein — MRKIFYFGIIGIILYEIAKVYFIMPMPGSQQMNSIDIAHFLHTWRWAFRIVFWAMILIGTVSVLKGKMKWIPALLFLLAAGITYATNYEMAADTMFYQPNEVITNGAPANKVKTDRLIIGVESNGEAKAYPIQFIGYHHQVRDVLGGTPIMVTYCTVCRTGRVFEPAVSGKPETFRLVGMDHFNAMFEDETTGSWWRQANGEAIAGPLKGQMLPEMASTQTSLSQWLKLHPDSKIMQPDPIYQAKYDSMSRYESGKGKSTLTKTDTVSWKDKSWVVGIQAGKASKAFDWNRLKKDRVINDKVGNLPVVLVISSDNQSFFAFDKSANMHDVSVRNDTLFADGSSFNLLGRRISGTGADLKRINAYQEFWHSWRTFHPDTQM; from the coding sequence ATGAGAAAAATATTCTACTTCGGTATCATTGGTATCATCCTGTATGAAATCGCGAAAGTGTATTTCATTATGCCTATGCCGGGCAGCCAGCAGATGAACAGCATTGACATTGCTCATTTTTTGCATACCTGGCGCTGGGCCTTCCGGATCGTCTTTTGGGCAATGATCCTGATCGGTACGGTATCGGTATTGAAAGGAAAAATGAAATGGATTCCTGCATTGCTTTTTTTACTCGCGGCGGGCATTACCTACGCCACCAACTACGAAATGGCGGCCGATACCATGTTTTATCAACCCAATGAAGTAATTACCAACGGCGCGCCCGCTAACAAGGTGAAAACCGACCGCCTCATTATCGGAGTGGAATCCAATGGAGAGGCCAAAGCATATCCGATCCAGTTTATCGGCTACCATCATCAGGTGCGCGACGTGCTCGGTGGTACGCCTATCATGGTAACATACTGCACCGTTTGTCGCACAGGTCGTGTTTTTGAACCCGCGGTGAGTGGTAAGCCTGAAACTTTCAGGCTGGTAGGTATGGATCATTTCAATGCCATGTTTGAAGACGAAACAACGGGCAGCTGGTGGAGACAAGCCAATGGTGAAGCCATCGCAGGCCCATTGAAAGGACAAATGCTGCCGGAAATGGCCAGTACGCAAACGTCCCTGTCGCAATGGCTGAAACTACATCCCGACAGCAAGATCATGCAGCCAGATCCGATTTATCAAGCCAAATATGATTCCATGAGCCGCTACGAAAGCGGGAAGGGGAAATCCACATTGACCAAGACAGACACTGTTTCCTGGAAAGATAAATCGTGGGTAGTAGGCATCCAGGCTGGCAAAGCAAGCAAAGCATTTGACTGGAACCGCTTGAAAAAGGACCGGGTCATTAATGATAAAGTCGGCAATTTGCCTGTCGTGCTGGTTATTTCCTCTGATAATCAAAGCTTTTTTGCCTTTGATAAATCAGCCAATATGCATGATGTGTCAGTAAGAAACGACACACTTTTCGCGGATGGTTCCTCATTCAACCTGCTCGGAAGGCGAATATCGGGTACCGGGGCCGACCTCAAAAGGATCAATGCTTACCAGGAGTTCTGGCATAGCTGGCGTACTTTTCACCCCGATACACAGATGTAA
- a CDS encoding MFS transporter: METLELTNVEAKSVSGKWLAFALCVVSYTLSGTVSTLMSVYLPVAIPELKGGALSQAQLGDIGAYVSAVYLYGWMCGGLLFGVISDRIGRVRSLALVTALYGIGTCLVTIVPDWYTLLAFRFITGMGVGGVLLIATVYISEIWEERSRAVILGILAVCFPVGIVTTGSLNLIFSNWRTAFGIGVIPVIAALLIFLLAPESDKWKHTKTMKDNGEGIFYKTNRVNLITGSIIFGSVLIGLWGIFSWLPTWVQTLLATGQDGQKERGLIMILLGVGGITGGVFSGMLINKFGKKTTLMATFATCLIMCCVLFITNSSFSNIIYIETAMLSFCFGISQGALSSYIPELFPVNIRGTATGFCFNVGRFFTATAVFFIGSMVSVLGGFGNALLVFTVPFLVAFIVTSGSK; the protein is encoded by the coding sequence ATGGAGACTTTGGAATTAACCAATGTAGAAGCAAAAAGCGTGAGCGGAAAATGGCTCGCGTTTGCACTGTGCGTGGTAAGCTATACGCTGAGCGGGACCGTATCGACACTGATGTCGGTGTACCTGCCTGTCGCGATTCCCGAGCTGAAAGGTGGGGCATTGTCCCAGGCACAGCTAGGCGACATAGGTGCTTACGTGAGCGCAGTTTACCTGTACGGCTGGATGTGCGGCGGATTGCTTTTCGGAGTGATCAGTGATCGCATTGGCCGGGTGAGATCACTGGCATTGGTGACTGCATTGTATGGTATTGGTACTTGCCTGGTCACCATCGTGCCGGATTGGTACACATTACTGGCCTTTCGTTTCATAACCGGAATGGGTGTTGGCGGCGTGCTCCTGATCGCAACGGTTTACATTTCCGAAATTTGGGAGGAGCGTAGCAGGGCCGTCATACTCGGTATCCTGGCCGTATGCTTTCCCGTGGGAATAGTGACAACAGGAAGCCTCAACCTGATCTTTTCAAACTGGCGCACAGCTTTCGGTATCGGCGTCATTCCGGTAATTGCGGCATTGCTTATTTTTCTGCTCGCACCGGAATCGGACAAATGGAAGCATACCAAAACCATGAAAGACAATGGCGAAGGGATTTTTTATAAAACAAACAGAGTAAACCTGATCACAGGATCTATCATTTTCGGATCGGTACTGATTGGACTTTGGGGAATATTCTCCTGGCTGCCCACGTGGGTGCAAACATTGCTCGCCACCGGACAGGACGGACAAAAAGAGCGCGGGCTGATCATGATCCTGTTGGGTGTGGGCGGTATTACCGGCGGCGTATTCTCGGGAATGCTGATCAACAAGTTTGGCAAGAAAACAACATTGATGGCCACATTTGCCACTTGCCTCATCATGTGTTGTGTGCTGTTTATTACCAACAGTAGTTTTTCCAATATTATTTACATCGAAACCGCAATGTTGTCTTTCTGTTTCGGGATCAGCCAGGGAGCATTGTCAAGCTATATCCCTGAATTGTTTCCGGTGAATATCAGAGGTACTGCCACTGGTTTTTGTTTCAATGTCGGCCGGTTTTTTACGGCGACGGCGGTCTTTTTTATTGGTTCCATGGTGAGTGTGTTGGGAGGGTTCGGTAATGCCTTGCTGGTATTTACAGTCCCGTTTTTGGTGGCATTCATTGTAACATCAGGGAGCAAATGA
- a CDS encoding TonB-dependent receptor has product MKKYLPCLYLMLCMCFTQIAVAQTTKISGHIYDQDSQKPVSGVSISVKGKNTGTITNSEGFFELKSSLPATLVISLIGYARQETEVASAENLRINLVPAIEELNQVVISASRVEENILRSPVSIEKMDSRAVQQTPSANYYDGLVNMKSLDMVTSSLTYKQINTRGFNTTGNSRFLQLVDGVDNQPSGLGFAMGNLFGPHDIDVESAELIPGAASALYGPIAFNGMLNTRTKNPFEYQGLSAQTKFGINHIGDGTDLGAKPLYDVAVRYAKAFNNRLAFKVNASYLKGTDWYANDYTDIDPNTPAGNRGPNNPGKNQLNIYGDEVAQTLPNIGRVSRTGYEEKDLATYGVYSLKLSGALHYRITDKLEAIYQGNYNQGTAQYTGSNRFVINDFKFVQHKLELKGSNFYVRAYTNHEYSTNSYNTRALGQQINRTWVQDLTGKTVTPDKADATWFERYAAAYNGIVAGVTQQDHTVARSFADAGRILPGSDAYNTAKDRLIQTRGLAGAGILSQCSLRHIEGMYDFSPILKVVNFQVGGNYRKYYLNTGGTLFDDKDKNLTNGEYGFFAQASKSLWKDHLKLTVSGRYDKNENFDGRFTPRASAVFSPTENHHFRASYQTGFRNPTIGDQYIKLNVGPIIILGGAPVNSQGLNAYENSVTIASFSQFASAFGADMQRGTPFPQAVANNKDKLVKSNVPYIKSEKVKSYEIGYKGLISKKVLVDVNYYFSQYTDFMINTVVARAKSNILLADGSVNPAAAAELLGADRQLFQLYTNAADKVSIQGVSAGVTYSLPKNYKLNVNTTFIDFNIKNADPNNIPAFNTPKWKTNVMFGNAKLTDKLGFNVAWHWQSSFDWYGTFTEMRPGKVQAYNLVDAQVSYRIPSLKTIVKIGGSNITNKYIVQAYGSPAVGGLYYVSLNFDQLFR; this is encoded by the coding sequence ATGAAAAAATATCTACCCTGTCTCTATTTAATGCTTTGTATGTGCTTCACGCAGATAGCTGTAGCGCAGACGACTAAAATTTCCGGCCATATCTATGACCAGGATTCACAAAAACCGGTTTCAGGGGTTTCCATTTCGGTAAAAGGAAAAAATACCGGTACGATCACGAATTCCGAAGGCTTTTTTGAATTAAAATCATCACTACCCGCAACATTGGTTATTTCGCTGATCGGTTACGCCCGTCAGGAAACAGAAGTGGCTTCTGCGGAAAACCTTCGTATTAATCTGGTACCCGCTATTGAGGAACTAAACCAGGTGGTAATATCGGCTTCGCGGGTGGAAGAAAATATTTTGCGCTCGCCGGTTAGCATTGAAAAAATGGACTCCCGTGCTGTTCAGCAGACTCCTTCCGCGAACTACTACGACGGATTGGTGAATATGAAGTCGCTGGATATGGTGACTAGCAGCCTTACTTATAAACAAATCAACACGAGAGGATTTAACACGACCGGTAACAGCCGCTTTTTGCAACTGGTAGACGGTGTGGATAACCAGCCGTCGGGTTTGGGTTTTGCGATGGGCAATCTTTTCGGTCCTCATGATATTGATGTGGAAAGTGCCGAGCTGATCCCGGGAGCTGCCTCAGCATTGTACGGCCCGATCGCTTTTAACGGAATGCTTAATACACGCACTAAAAATCCATTTGAATACCAGGGCCTGAGCGCTCAGACTAAATTTGGGATCAACCATATTGGTGACGGTACCGACCTTGGTGCGAAACCATTGTACGATGTTGCCGTTCGGTATGCCAAAGCATTCAATAATAGGCTGGCTTTCAAAGTGAATGCGTCGTATTTGAAAGGTACTGACTGGTATGCCAATGATTACACCGACATTGACCCTAATACTCCTGCTGGCAATCGCGGACCTAACAACCCCGGCAAAAATCAGCTGAACATTTACGGTGACGAAGTGGCTCAAACACTTCCTAACATTGGCCGCGTGTCACGCACAGGATATGAAGAAAAGGACCTTGCGACTTACGGTGTGTATAGCCTGAAACTAAGTGGCGCGCTGCATTATCGCATTACTGACAAACTGGAAGCGATTTATCAGGGAAATTATAATCAGGGAACGGCGCAGTACACAGGTAGCAATCGTTTTGTGATCAATGATTTCAAATTTGTACAGCATAAACTGGAATTGAAAGGCAGCAATTTTTACGTGCGTGCCTATACCAATCATGAGTATTCCACCAATTCTTACAATACCCGAGCTTTGGGCCAGCAGATTAACCGTACCTGGGTTCAGGATCTGACCGGTAAGACAGTAACACCGGACAAGGCGGATGCGACCTGGTTTGAAAGATATGCAGCCGCTTACAATGGCATAGTGGCTGGTGTGACGCAACAGGATCACACGGTAGCACGGTCATTTGCCGACGCGGGTAGGATTTTGCCGGGATCTGATGCTTACAATACTGCCAAAGACCGGTTGATACAAACCCGCGGCCTGGCAGGAGCGGGGATATTGAGCCAATGCAGCCTGCGCCACATTGAAGGTATGTACGATTTCAGCCCAATTTTGAAGGTGGTCAACTTTCAGGTGGGTGGCAATTATCGGAAATACTATCTCAATACCGGAGGGACGCTTTTTGACGATAAAGACAAAAACCTGACTAACGGAGAATACGGATTTTTTGCACAAGCTTCCAAATCATTGTGGAAAGATCACCTGAAACTGACCGTCTCTGGCAGGTACGATAAGAACGAAAACTTTGACGGGCGATTCACGCCGCGTGCTTCCGCTGTATTTTCTCCGACAGAAAATCATCATTTCCGCGCTTCCTACCAGACAGGATTTCGTAACCCTACTATTGGTGACCAATACATTAAGCTGAACGTGGGGCCGATCATCATTCTGGGAGGAGCTCCGGTGAATTCACAAGGCCTGAATGCTTATGAAAACTCAGTTACGATCGCGTCGTTCTCACAATTTGCCAGCGCATTCGGTGCTGACATGCAGAGGGGCACACCATTTCCACAGGCGGTTGCGAACAACAAAGACAAACTCGTAAAGTCGAATGTGCCCTATATCAAATCAGAAAAAGTTAAGAGTTATGAAATTGGTTACAAAGGCTTGATCAGCAAGAAGGTATTGGTGGACGTAAATTACTATTTCAGCCAGTACACCGATTTTATGATCAATACCGTAGTGGCCCGTGCGAAATCAAACATTCTATTAGCAGATGGATCGGTCAACCCTGCCGCTGCCGCCGAGCTTTTGGGAGCTGACAGACAGTTATTCCAGTTATATACGAATGCTGCCGACAAAGTTTCCATTCAAGGTGTCAGCGCAGGCGTTACCTACTCCCTGCCTAAAAATTACAAGCTGAATGTCAATACGACCTTCATTGATTTCAATATCAAAAACGCAGATCCTAACAACATTCCGGCTTTTAACACGCCGAAATGGAAAACGAATGTCATGTTCGGCAATGCAAAACTGACTGACAAGCTTGGCTTTAATGTAGCATGGCACTGGCAGAGCTCTTTCGACTGGTACGGAACATTTACGGAAATGCGCCCTGGAAAAGTACAGGCTTACAACCTGGTGGATGCGCAGGTTAGCTACCGCATACCAAGCCTGAAAACGATTGTCAAAATAGGCGGTTCGAACATTACCAATAAATACATTGTGCAGGCATACGGCTCCCCGGCAGTTGGAGGGCTGTATTATGTGAGTCTCAATTTTGATCAATTATTCAGATAA
- a CDS encoding carboxymuconolactone decarboxylase family protein translates to MPHIPLPGHLPGITGLLEYSKHTAQPIRVLTQFLLRGESTLTPGERELIATIVSHNNECRFCTAAHTATADLLLGNTETCEIMKQDIDAAPVSDKMKALLKIAKQVQVSGRAVTPEAIAEAKVNGATDLEIHDTVLIAALFCLYNRYVDGMATVAPANPEFYQGLGQRLVDNGYNRLANGYDHLKQNQPS, encoded by the coding sequence ATGCCACATATACCATTGCCTGGGCACTTGCCGGGCATTACCGGTTTGCTGGAATATAGCAAGCATACTGCGCAGCCCATCCGTGTGCTGACCCAGTTTTTGCTAAGGGGCGAATCGACGCTGACGCCTGGTGAGCGCGAGCTGATCGCTACCATCGTGTCGCATAATAATGAATGCCGGTTTTGTACGGCGGCGCATACCGCGACTGCGGATTTGCTGCTTGGAAATACCGAAACCTGCGAAATCATGAAGCAGGACATTGACGCTGCACCCGTGAGTGACAAAATGAAAGCGCTGCTCAAAATCGCTAAACAAGTTCAGGTTAGCGGCAGGGCGGTGACGCCCGAAGCCATTGCGGAAGCAAAAGTCAATGGCGCTACTGACCTGGAAATTCATGATACTGTACTTATTGCTGCCCTGTTTTGCTTATACAACCGCTATGTAGACGGTATGGCGACCGTTGCGCCTGCCAATCCTGAATTTTATCAAGGCCTTGGTCAGAGGTTAGTCGATAACGGCTACAACCGTCTGGCCAATGGTTACGATCATTTGAAACAAAATCAACCTTCCTAA
- a CDS encoding carboxymuconolactone decarboxylase family protein, whose product MAHIALPDESLPGIVGLFNFRPETAAPLQLLAETLLRGESPLTSGERELIAAYVSHLNDCHFCHTSHASAAMAHLECDLALIDDIKKGFREIAVTPKLRALLNIAAKVQKSGKQVTDEDVAAARAEGADDQEIHDTVLIAAAFCMFDRYVDGLGTWAPQDHEAYREMGQRMAFTGYVRYPVETTV is encoded by the coding sequence ATGGCGCATATAGCATTACCCGATGAGTCACTTCCGGGAATTGTAGGATTGTTCAACTTCCGGCCTGAGACTGCGGCACCTTTACAATTGCTGGCAGAAACCTTGCTGAGAGGCGAATCTCCATTGACCAGCGGTGAACGCGAACTGATCGCAGCTTACGTTTCGCATTTAAACGATTGCCATTTCTGTCACACTTCCCACGCGTCTGCCGCGATGGCGCACCTCGAATGCGACCTTGCCCTGATCGATGACATCAAGAAGGGCTTTCGGGAAATAGCCGTTACTCCCAAACTGCGGGCCTTGCTTAACATCGCTGCCAAAGTGCAGAAAAGTGGCAAACAGGTAACAGACGAGGACGTGGCAGCTGCACGCGCAGAAGGTGCAGACGATCAGGAAATTCATGATACCGTGCTGATTGCAGCCGCTTTCTGTATGTTCGACCGCTATGTGGACGGACTCGGAACCTGGGCTCCGCAAGACCATGAGGCATATCGTGAAATGGGTCAGCGTATGGCATTTACCGGTTATGTGAGATATCCCGTGGAGACGACAGTTTAA